In one window of Phalacrocorax aristotelis chromosome W, bGulAri2.1, whole genome shotgun sequence DNA:
- the LOC142049712 gene encoding la-related protein 6-like, protein MSSGSSGVASGLASQPSCSTPQLEQRSSFPARHLLPPQSRSLTLLSQEDFLNSFNGSFSDESDVCGADLLDCSSSSPDPQLVRRIVSQVEFYFSDENLSKDAFLLKHVQNNKMGFVSIKLLTSFKEVKYLTRDWRLTLYALQFSELLEVNKEGTKVRRRVPLPECLRSFSPSKLLLAWELLPPIQNNLMETIVSMFSPFGAIVSIRILQPGRKLPSDVRKYTSLFPELLRKRCALVEYDRLGSARRAFEHLGCRSHQCGESIRVVWLCWKVSKKEPQNKREVAKKLGHQWDWKVQAAATTFPYGIGGSLLYRSPESGNAPVSPSLLLNTEPSAPTCPCSTFQPRDFSNTFTRSLLTRKVFPPLGMGLGTGGCHGFHSSTEWPHGCGWGSGVDTWAPRGSRPALHATPPPRNSLAGNRVPEPLGLRGGVLRLPNGPDGTKGFSSSMGRGKLTLQH, encoded by the exons ATGTCATCAGGTAGTTCCGGGGTGGCCTCAGGGCTcgcttcccagcccagctgcagcacccctcaGCTGGAACAAAGGAGTTCCTTCCCGGCACGGCATCTCCTTCCACCGcagagccgctcgctcaccctgCTCAGCCAGGAGGACTTCTTAAATAGCTTCAATGG gagcttCTCTGATGAAAGCGATGTCTGTGGGGCTGATCTGTtggactgcagctcctccagccccgACCCGCAGCTGGTCCGGAGAATTGTGTCCCAGGTGGAGTTCTACTTTTCTGATGAGAACCTGTCCAAggatgctttccttctgaaacatgtcCAAAACAACAAGATGGGCTTCGTCAGCATCAAACTGCTGACGTCCTTCAAGGAG GTGAAATACCTGACGCGTGACTGGCGGCTCACACTCTACGCCCTGCAGTTCTCGGAGCTGCTGGAAGTGAACAAGGAGGGCACCAAAGTGAGGCGGCGGGTCCCCCTGCCCGAGTGCCTGCGGAGCTTCTCCcccagcaaactgctgctggcctgggagctgctgccgccGATCCAGAATAACTTAATGGAGACCATCGTGAGTATGTTCAGCCCCTTTGGTGCCATTGTATCCATCCGCATCCTGCAGCCGGGCCGCAAGCTGCCCTCGGATGTGCGGAAATACACGTCGCTCTTCCCTGAGCTGCTGAGAAAGCGCTGTGCCCTGGTGGAGTACGATAGGCTGGGGAGCGCCCGCAGGGCCTTTGAGCACCTCGGCTGCCGAAGCCACCAGTGCGGTGAGAGCATCAGggtggtctggctctgctggaaggtCTCCAAGAAGGAACCTCAGAACAAGAGGGAGGTGGCGAAGAAGCTGGGCCACCAGTGGGATTGGAAGGTGCAGGCGGCGGCCACGACCTTCCCCTATGGCATTGGGGGCTCCCTGCTCTACCGCTCTCCGGAGTCAGGCAATGCTCCAGTGTCACCGTCCCTGCTCCTGAACACGGAACCCTCGGCACCCACCTGCCCATGCAGCACCTTCCAGCCCAGGGACTTCAGCAACACCTTTACAAGATCGCTCCTCACCAGGAAAGTGTTCCCCCCACTCGGGATGGGCTTGGGCACCGGTGGCTGCCACGGCTTCCACTCCAGCACGGAGTGGCCCCACGGCtgcggctgggggagcggggtggaTACGTGGGCACCCAGGGGCAGCAGGCCTGCTCTGCATGCCACACCTCCTCCCAGAAATTCCCTGGCAGGAAATCGGGTGCCTGAGCCCCTTGGCCTGCGGGGTGGGGTGCTTCGCCTGCCCAATGGCCCTGATGGCACCaagggcttcagcagcagcatggggagaggaaagctcACCCTCCAGCACTGA